In the Theobroma cacao cultivar B97-61/B2 chromosome 1, Criollo_cocoa_genome_V2, whole genome shotgun sequence genome, one interval contains:
- the LOC18610618 gene encoding RNA polymerase I-specific transcription initiation factor RRN3, producing the protein MGLELPKYPEMEEDNFVNFTDSEIVSHVKDALTSVLSGDSNSYNQLVAVMHHSKRLAPDEVALLETTLKALGGAVSCIDTTLHDSLLSAIFSMSMWNYGPHVADALAELIVSLAISNGKYLDLCLGMLVSNFTPPPYFLDKLKLPRGLERKGQVLSLVHAAFKKISDYIPLAPLRLSNIVLQGMPTIYHKDRAIVIYVENMLKLESGEIGELVGSTMLMAVVDQLIELDLEIGWDAILQDDFSKGIFEMELEDVDEVEESAEQDTGEFRLSRKSLAGNSIAELLDNLLVLTFEHLESCERAGRLAKVFETLLQSFQITVMSAYKSKFTQFVMFYACALDPDYCGMRFATMLADLFVQDSHPQPIRMSAVAYLASYLSRAKFLSASRISSMLKRLVDWCLEYGKTPDGDINPNAHRVFYSGCQAIMYVLCFRMKVFMDVPRLKMQLLMPMEQILKHKLNPLKVCLPSVVEEFLLQSKAACLFTVSKTFVFDGLLESELSRAFGGLERLDTFFPFDPCLLKRCDSFIRPMFVFWSMVKPTYDDAYDDDNDDGSSDDELIQDFVNENEDIMDDGVARSFDEQGLDLDEFDCALKKMSITPKNGFSYKFGGGFQEPTRMPCRIRPSTSPESL; encoded by the exons ATGGGACTGGAATTGCCAAAATATCCGGAGATGGAGGAAGACAACTTCGTCAATTTCACCGATTCTGAAATAGTTTCTCATGTGAAGGATGCTCTCACCTCTGTCCTATCT GGTGATAGCAACAGTTATAACCAGCTTGTTGCGGTCATGCACCATTCCAAGCGTCTTGCTCCTGATGAGGTCGCCTTACTTGAG ACTACTTTAAAGGCACTAGGTGGTGCAGTATCATGTATAGACACTACTCTTCATGACTCCCTTCTTTCTGCT ATTTTTAGTATGAGCATGTGGAACTATGGGCCTCATGTTGCAGATGCACTTGCCGAACTCATTGTATCCCTC GCTATTTCAAATGGAAAATATCTTGATTTATGTCTGGGTATGCTTGTCAGCAATTTTACCCCTCCACCTTATTTCTTAGATAAACTAAAACTGCCACGCGGTCTTGAGAGGAAGGGCCAAGTTCTTTCTCTGGTGCATGCGGCCTTTAAAAAGATTTCTGATTATATTCCTCTCGCCCCTTTGAGATTATCGAACATAGTTCTCCAAGGAATGCCAACAATTTATCATAAGGACCGA GCTATTGTGATTTATGTGGAGAACATGTTAAAATTGGAGAGTGGTGAAATTGGAGAACTTGTAGGAAGCACAATGCTTATGGCAGTGGTGGATCAGCTTATAGAACTAGAT CTGGAGATTGGATGGGATGCCATTTTACAAGATGACTTTAGTAAAGGCATATTTGAGATGGAGCTAGAAGATGTGGATGAAGTTGAGGAAAGTGCTGAGCAAGACACTGGAGAG TTTCGATTAAGTCGTAAGAGTCTGGCTGGAAACAGCATTGCTGAATTGTTAGATAACCTACTGGTTTTAACCTTTGAACATCTTGAATCCTGTGAAAGAGCTGGCCGCTTGGCTAAG GTGTTTGAAACTCTTCTCCAGTCTTTTCAGATCACTGTTATGAGTGCCTACAAGTCAAAATTTACTCAG TTTGTGATGTTCTATGCTTGTGCACTAGATCCTGACTACTGTGGTATGAGATTTGCCACAATGCTGGCAGATTTATTTGTTCAAGACTCACATCCACAGCCAATCAG GATGAGTGCTGTGGCTTATCTTGCTAGCTATTTATCTCGAGCAAAGTTTCTGTCGGCCTCTCGTATTTCTAGCATGCTAAAAAG GTTGGTGGATTGGTGCTTGGAATATGGCAAAACCCCTGATGGTGATATAAATCCAAATGCACATCGAGTTTTCTATTCTGGATGTCAG GCCATTATGTATGTTCTCTGCTTTCGTATGAAAGTTTTCATGGATGTTCCGCGCTTGAAGATGCAGCTCCTCATGCCAATGGAGCAAATCTTAAAGCATAAATTGAATCCTTTGAAG GTATGCCTTCCATCTGTAGTAGAGGAGTTTCTACTACAATCAAAAGCAGCTTGTCTCTTTACTGTGTCCAAAACGTTCGTTTTTGATGGCCTGTTAGAGTCAGAACTTTCAAGGGCATTTGGTGGCCTGGAAAGGCTTGATACATTCTTTCCTTTTGATCCATGTTTGCTGAAAAGATGTGACAG TTTCATCCGCCCAATGTTTGTCTTCTGGTCAATGGTAAAACCAACGTACGATGATGCTTATGATGACGACAACGATGATGGCAGCagtgatgatgaattgattcaGGATTTTGTTAATGAGAATGAGGATATTATGGATGATGGGGTTGCTAGGAGCTTTGATGAGCAAGGACTTGATCTTGATGAATTTGACTGTGCATTGAAGAAAATGTCAATCACACCGAAGAATGGCTTTAGTTACAAGTTtggtggtggatttcaagaaCCAACAAGAATGCCTTGTAGAATTAGGCCATCTACAAGTCCAGAGTCCTTATGA
- the LOC18610613 gene encoding 3-hydroxy-3-methylglutaryl-coenzyme A reductase 1 isoform X2, which translates to MDVRRRPSATSGEEALLKLGEPLKVKASDADLPLPLYLTNGIFFALFFSVAYFLLHRWRDKIRTCSPLHVLTLSEIAALVSLVASIIYLLGFFGIDFVQSFIFRTSHNDACEIDVQEDATSCTSAIDCSIESKPPPPVSPPIPQEEDEEEQIIQSVVSGSIPSYSLESKLGDCKKAAMIRREAMQRMTGRSLQGLPLHGFDYDSILGQCCEMPVGYVQIPVGIAGPLLLDGKEYWVPMATTEGCLVASTNRGCKAIYASGGASSVLFKDGMTRAPVVRFASAKRAADLKLFLEDPENFDALDLAFIRSSRFARLQGVKCGIAGKNLYIRFSCSTGDAMGMNMVSKGVQNVLDFLHHDYPDMDVIGVSDKKPAAVNWIEGRGKSVVCEAVIKEEVLKKVLMTTVPALVELNMLKNLTGSAIAAALGGFNAHASNIVSAVYIATGQDPAQNVESSHCITMMEAVNDSKDLHISVTMPSIEVGTVGGGTHLASQSACLNLLGVKGASKECPGSNSRLLATIVAGSVLAGELSLMSALAAGQLVKSHMKYNRSSKDISEMASQQLSLR; encoded by the exons ATGGACGTTCGCCGGCGTCCCAGCGCAACCTCCGGCGAAGAAGCACTTCTTAAGTTGGGGGAGCCCCTGAAAGTGAAAGCCTCAGATGCTGATCTTCCTCTTCCCCTCTACCTGACCAACGGAATCTTCTTCGCCCTCTTCTTCTCCGTGGCATACTTCCTCCTCCACAGATGGCGCGACAAGATCCGTACTTGCTCTCCACTCCATGTCTTAACCCTCTCCGAGATCGCTGCCTTAGTTTCCTTGGTTGCCTCAATCATCTATCTACTTGGTTTCTTTGGCATTGATTTCGTTCAGTCCTTCATTTTCCGCACTTCCCACAACGATGCTTGTGAGATCGACGTCCAAGAAGATGCAACGTCTTGTACCTCTGCTATTGACTGCTCCATTGAGTCCAAGCCCCCTCCTCCTGTAAGTCCTCCTATCCCCCAAGAAGAAGACGAGGAGGAGCAAATCATCCAATCAGTAGTTTCCGGCTCCATTCCGTCATATTCTCTGGAGTCAAAGCTTGGGGATTGCAAGAAAGCAGCCATGATAAGACGAGAGGCAATGCAGAGGATGACGGGAAGGTCGCTCCAAGGACTTCCCCTTCATGGCTTCGATTATGACTCCATACTGGGACAGTGCTGTGAGATGCCTGTAGGGTACGTGCAGATCCCGGTGGGGATAGCTGGGCCGCTGCTGCTTGATGGAAAGGAATACTGGGTACCGATGGCAACCACGGAAGGGTGTCTGGTGGCTAGTACCAATAGGGGGTGCAAGGCCATTTACGCATCAGGCGGTGCCAGCTCGGTCTTGTTCAAGGACGGAATGACCAGGGCTCCTGTCGTTAGATTTGCCTCCGCCAAGAGGGCAGCTGACTTGAAGCTCTTCTTGGAGGATCCTGAAAATTTCGATGCTCTTGATCTTGCTTTCATCAG GTCGAGCAGATTTGCTAGATTACAAGGAGTAAAATGTGGCATAGCAGGCAAGAACTTGTACATAAGGTTCAGCTGCAGCACAGGAGATGCCATGGGGATGAATATGGTCTCCAAGGGTGTCCAAAACGTTCTTGATTTTCTCCATCACGATTATCCCGACATGGATGTTATAGGCGTCTCCG ATAAGAAGCCAGCGGCAGTTAACTGGATAGAAGGACGTGGAAAGTCGGTCGTCTGCGAGGCAGTCATAAAGGAAGAGGTGTTGAAAAAGGTGCTCATGACCACCGTTCCTGCCTTGGTGGAACTTAACATGCTTAAGAACCTCACTGGCTCCGCTATCGCTGCTGCTCTTGGCGGTTTCAACGCCCATGCCAGCAATATTGTTTCTGCAGTTTACATAGCTACTGGCCAGGATCCTGCTCAGAATGTGGAGAGCTCTCACTGCATCACCATGATGGAAGCTGTCAACGATAGCAAGGATCTTCACATCTCCGTCACTATGCCTTCCATTGAG GTTGGCACGGTGGGAGGTGGCACCCATTTAGCATCTCAGTCAGCTTGCCTCAACTTACTTGGGGTTAAAGGTGCCAGCAAAGAATGCCCGGGCTCAAACTCAAGGCTCCTGGCCACCATCGTAGCCGGTTCAGTCCTAGCTGGAGAGCTCTCACTCATGTCTGCCCTTGCAGCTGGGCAGCTGGTGAAGAGCCACATGAAATACAACAGGTCCAGCAAAGATATCTCCGAGATGGCTTCCCAACAACTGTCCCTAAGATAG
- the LOC18610613 gene encoding 3-hydroxy-3-methylglutaryl-coenzyme A reductase 1 isoform X1 encodes MDVRRRPSATSGEEALLKLGEPLKVKASDADLPLPLYLTNGIFFALFFSVAYFLLHRWRDKIRTCSPLHVLTLSEIAALVSLVASIIYLLGFFGIDFVQSFIFRTSHNDACEIDVQEDATSCTSAIDCSIESKPPPPVSPPIPQEEDEEEQIIQSVVSGSIPSYSLESKLGDCKKAAMIRREAMQRMTGRSLQGLPLHGFDYDSILGQCCEMPVGYVQIPVGIAGPLLLDGKEYWVPMATTEGCLVASTNRGCKAIYASGGASSVLFKDGMTRAPVVRFASAKRAADLKLFLEDPENFDALDLAFIRSSRFARLQGVKCGIAGKNLYIRFSCSTGDAMGMNMVSKGVQNVLDFLHHDYPDMDVIGVSGNFCSDKKPAAVNWIEGRGKSVVCEAVIKEEVLKKVLMTTVPALVELNMLKNLTGSAIAAALGGFNAHASNIVSAVYIATGQDPAQNVESSHCITMMEAVNDSKDLHISVTMPSIEVGTVGGGTHLASQSACLNLLGVKGASKECPGSNSRLLATIVAGSVLAGELSLMSALAAGQLVKSHMKYNRSSKDISEMASQQLSLR; translated from the exons ATGGACGTTCGCCGGCGTCCCAGCGCAACCTCCGGCGAAGAAGCACTTCTTAAGTTGGGGGAGCCCCTGAAAGTGAAAGCCTCAGATGCTGATCTTCCTCTTCCCCTCTACCTGACCAACGGAATCTTCTTCGCCCTCTTCTTCTCCGTGGCATACTTCCTCCTCCACAGATGGCGCGACAAGATCCGTACTTGCTCTCCACTCCATGTCTTAACCCTCTCCGAGATCGCTGCCTTAGTTTCCTTGGTTGCCTCAATCATCTATCTACTTGGTTTCTTTGGCATTGATTTCGTTCAGTCCTTCATTTTCCGCACTTCCCACAACGATGCTTGTGAGATCGACGTCCAAGAAGATGCAACGTCTTGTACCTCTGCTATTGACTGCTCCATTGAGTCCAAGCCCCCTCCTCCTGTAAGTCCTCCTATCCCCCAAGAAGAAGACGAGGAGGAGCAAATCATCCAATCAGTAGTTTCCGGCTCCATTCCGTCATATTCTCTGGAGTCAAAGCTTGGGGATTGCAAGAAAGCAGCCATGATAAGACGAGAGGCAATGCAGAGGATGACGGGAAGGTCGCTCCAAGGACTTCCCCTTCATGGCTTCGATTATGACTCCATACTGGGACAGTGCTGTGAGATGCCTGTAGGGTACGTGCAGATCCCGGTGGGGATAGCTGGGCCGCTGCTGCTTGATGGAAAGGAATACTGGGTACCGATGGCAACCACGGAAGGGTGTCTGGTGGCTAGTACCAATAGGGGGTGCAAGGCCATTTACGCATCAGGCGGTGCCAGCTCGGTCTTGTTCAAGGACGGAATGACCAGGGCTCCTGTCGTTAGATTTGCCTCCGCCAAGAGGGCAGCTGACTTGAAGCTCTTCTTGGAGGATCCTGAAAATTTCGATGCTCTTGATCTTGCTTTCATCAG GTCGAGCAGATTTGCTAGATTACAAGGAGTAAAATGTGGCATAGCAGGCAAGAACTTGTACATAAGGTTCAGCTGCAGCACAGGAGATGCCATGGGGATGAATATGGTCTCCAAGGGTGTCCAAAACGTTCTTGATTTTCTCCATCACGATTATCCCGACATGGATGTTATAGGCGTCTCCG GAAACTTCTGTTCAGATAAGAAGCCAGCGGCAGTTAACTGGATAGAAGGACGTGGAAAGTCGGTCGTCTGCGAGGCAGTCATAAAGGAAGAGGTGTTGAAAAAGGTGCTCATGACCACCGTTCCTGCCTTGGTGGAACTTAACATGCTTAAGAACCTCACTGGCTCCGCTATCGCTGCTGCTCTTGGCGGTTTCAACGCCCATGCCAGCAATATTGTTTCTGCAGTTTACATAGCTACTGGCCAGGATCCTGCTCAGAATGTGGAGAGCTCTCACTGCATCACCATGATGGAAGCTGTCAACGATAGCAAGGATCTTCACATCTCCGTCACTATGCCTTCCATTGAG GTTGGCACGGTGGGAGGTGGCACCCATTTAGCATCTCAGTCAGCTTGCCTCAACTTACTTGGGGTTAAAGGTGCCAGCAAAGAATGCCCGGGCTCAAACTCAAGGCTCCTGGCCACCATCGTAGCCGGTTCAGTCCTAGCTGGAGAGCTCTCACTCATGTCTGCCCTTGCAGCTGGGCAGCTGGTGAAGAGCCACATGAAATACAACAGGTCCAGCAAAGATATCTCCGAGATGGCTTCCCAACAACTGTCCCTAAGATAG
- the LOC18610619 gene encoding plant intracellular Ras-group-related LRR protein 4, translating into MVESCVVHSTDEAVEEIMRIHRSLPPRPGIDEVEAARALIRNVEKEDQARLDGIGRQSKSPDVPEELFVLLLEMQKNLVYFQSKEQKREAMKLVDLESIHALFDEFIQRASNCLSSSSFKSHDKPAHSNGLLQSSAPPPSNNSFAAATSSSTSTKTREPSSELVLFTRDDSYVKKAKSSFYANATDGFGISISSTPHILDSTLKVGGTTAAGQDGDKLSLIKLASLIEVSSKKGTRDLNLQAKLMDQIDWLPDSIGKLSSLITLDLSDNHIVALPDTIGGLSSLKRLDLHSNRIAQLPDSIGDLLSLVFLDLSANQLSSLPATFGRLVRLEELDLSSNHLPSLSDSIGSLISLKKLNLETNDIEEIPHTIGHCSSLKELRADYNRLKALPEAVGKIETLEVLSVRYNNIKQLPTTMSSLANLKELDVSFNELETVPESLCFATTLVKMNIGNNFADLQSLPRSIGNLEMLEELDISNNQIRVLPDSFRMLTRLQVLRVDQNPLEVPPRHIAEQGAQAVVQYIADLVEKRDVKSQPMKQKKSWAQICFFSRSNKRKRNGMDYVKA; encoded by the exons ATGGTTGAATCCTGCGTCGTGCACTCCACAGACGAAGCGGTGGAGGAGATCATGAGAATTCACAGATCTCTGCCGCCACGCCCTGGAATCGACGAGGTTGAAGCTGCCAGGGCTCTGATCCGAAATGTGGAAAAGGAGGACCAAGCCAGACTAGATGGCATTGGTCGGCAGAGCAAGAGTCCTGATGTCCCCGAGGAGCTCTTCGTTCTGCTCCTTGAGATGCAAAAGAACTTGGTTTATTTCCAGAGCAAGGAGCAGAAGAGGGAGGCCATGAAATTGGTGGATCTCGAGAGCATCCATGCTCTGTTCGATGAATTTATTCAGAGGGCATCCAACTGTCTTTCCTCTTCTTCCTTTAAATCTCATGATAAGCCCGCGCACTCAAACGGCTTGCTCCAGAGCAGCGCTCCTCCGCCTTCCAACAACTCATTCGCTGCTGCCACATCATCCTCCACCTCCACCAAAACCAGGGAGCCTTCCTCAGAACTAGTACTGTTCACCAGAGATGACAGTTATGTTAAGAAGGCCAAGTCTTCCTTCTACGCTAATGCTACTGATGGATTTGGTATTTCTATTTCATCCACACCTCACATATTGGATTCTACTCTTAAAGTCGGGGGCACCACTGCTGCAG GTCAAGATGGTGATAAGTTGAGTTTGATTAAGCTAGCTAGTTTAATTGAAGTCTCTTCAAAGAAAGGTACTCGAGATCTCAACCTCCAAGCCAAGTTGATGGATCAAATTGACTGGCTTCCTGACTCAATAGGAAAGTTGTCCAGTTTGATTACACTTGATTTGTCTGACAATCATATTGTGGCTTTGCCTGATACTATTGGCGGCCTTTCATCCTTGAAGAGACTTGATTTGCATTCAAATAGGATTGCTCAACTCCCAGATTCCATTGGAGATCTCCTCAGCTTGGTCTTTCTAGATCTCAGTGCTAACCAGTTGTCGTCTCTGCCTGCTACCTTCGGGAGATTGGTACGCCTCGAGGAGCTTGATTTAAGCTCCAATCACCTTCCTTCGCTCTCTGACTCCATAGGCTCACTCATTAGCCTCAAGAAATTGAATTTGGAGACAAATGACATTGAAGAAATTCCACATACAATTGGTCACTGCTCTTCACTTAAAGAGCTTCGTGCAGATTATAACCGGCTTAAAGCCCTTCCAGAAGCGGTTGGGAAGATAGAAACCTTAGAGGTTTTATCCGTGCGCTACAATAACATCAAACAATTGCCTACAACCATGTCATCTCTGGCAAACCTGAAGGAACTGGATGTTAGTTTCAATGAGCTTGAGACGGTGCCTGAGAGCTTATGTTTTGCCACCACACTGGTCAAGATGAACATAGGTAACAATTTTGCTGATCTGCAATCCCTACCAAGATCTATTGGGAACCTTGAGATGCTTGAAGAGCTTGACATCAGCAATAACCAGATCCGAGTCCTGCCAGACTCTTTCAGAATGCTAACACGCCTTCAAGTTCTACGTGTGGATCAAAATCCTCTGGAAGtgcctcctagacacattgctgAACAAGGTGCACAG GCTGTTGTCCAGTACATAGCTGATCTTGTTGAGAAAAGGGATGTTAAATCACAACCAATGAAGCAAAAGAAGAGTTGGGCTCAAATATGCTTCTTCTCCAGGTCTAACAAAAGGAAGCGCAATGGAATGGACTACGTGAAAGCCTGA
- the LOC18610614 gene encoding trafficking protein particle complex subunit 11, producing the protein MEEYPEELRSPPVRLVALVGCPEQHGLISSHLLTQQPPINTLALPDLSKLSLLLQHNPSKSSSGGGILRRDWLVKHRAKIPAVVVALFSWDQVSGDPAQWGQVCSDLDELKAAIRPRNIKLLVLVLLQSEEISEDRLLALRKRAEVDSKFLLLFNPDPSQLNNSLQRLGAALSELATTFYRDEGRRIKARIEKKTFSSLDHQVRYCFKVAVHAEFRRDWVEALRFYEDAFHALREMVATSTRLPPIQRLLEIKTVAEHLHFKISTLLLHGGKLIEAVTWFRQHIASYKNLVGSPKVIFLHWEWLSRQFLVFAELLDSSCAALQSISSLPLGTAEQPLTEWEFHPAYYYQSAAQYLKEKRSALEFAVSISETFNENDDGSAESVVPSIYVGQFARLLEQGDDLAMQFLTDDEYTHYAFAEGKRFQDSFEIIALLKKSHETYSSLKVQRMGSLCAFQIAREYFSLGDFSNAKQLFDGVANLYRQEGWVTLLWEVLGYLRECSRKQVVVKEFIEFSLEMAALPVSTAGSIQSSKCGPGGPASLEQREMIHSEILALVSGEARSVSLEGTDDLKVNGENTLHLEIDLVSPLRSVLLASVAFHEQIIKSGVSSLITLSLLSQLPLSIEIDQLEVQFNQSNCNFIIMNAQKCPLQAVSSEPHDHRMESAPSLALATNKWLRLTYDIKPEQSGKLECISVIAKMGPHFTICCRAESPASMDDLPLWKFEDRVETFPTKDPALSFSGQKAAQVEEPDPQVDVTLGSSGPALVGERFVIPVTIASRDHAIYAGEMKINLVDVRGGGLFSPRESEPFSMDSHHVELLGIVGPEGEDDPDKIKKIQQSFGLVSVPFLNIGESWSCKLEIMWHRPKPIMLFVSLGYSPNNNELNAQKVNVHKTLQIEGKNAVLIGHHFMLPFRRDSLLLSRIKPVPDSDQLASLPLHEATVLIVSAKNCSEVTLQLLSMSIEVDNDGIESCSIQHGGEDLLGSALVPGEEFKKVFTIIPQVVSSKLMLGTVYLKWKRHSGIEDRIGLTVADAQVLTTHKLPVVHIELSPLVVSLDCPPYAILGDPFMYCIKILNKTELLQEVKFSLADSQSFVLSGSHNDTVFVLPNSEHILCYKVVPLASGLQQLPRISLASVRYSARIQPSIAASTVFIFPSKPQVKIAGTTDRRLESIVAD; encoded by the exons atggaagaATACCCAGAAGAATTGAGGAGTCCACCGGTGAGGCTGGTAGCGTTGGTGGGATGCCCAGAGCAGCATGGTCTGATATCGAGCCACCTCCTCACCCAGCAGCCCCCCATCAACACCTTGGCCTTGCCCGACTTGTCCAagctctctcttcttcttcaacataaCCCGTCCAAGTCCTCATCTGGTGGCGGCATTTTAAGAAGGGACTGGCTGGTGAAGCACAGGGCCAAGATCCCCGCAGTGGTGGTGGCCCTCTTCTCCTGGGATCAGGTGTCGGGAGATCCTGCCCAGTGGGGCCAAGTGTGCTCCGATCTGGATGAGCTCAAAGCGGCTATTCGTCCGAGGAACATCAAATTGCTGGTGCTTGTGCTGCTGCAATCGGAAGAAATTAGTGAAGATCGTCTGCTTGCCTTACGGAAGCGAGCGGAGGTTGATTCCAAGTTCCTACTTCTCTTCAATCCGGATCCTTCCCAACTCAATAACTCTCTTCAAAG GTTGGGCGCCGCATTGTCCGAATTAGCAACTACCTTTTACAGAGACGAAGGTCGCAGGATTAAAGCTCGCATTGAAAAGAAGACCTTTTCCTCTCTCGACCACCAAGTTCGCTATTGCTTCAAA GTTGCTGTACATGCAGAGTTCCGACGAGACTGGGTTGAAGCCTTGAGGTTTTATGAGGATGCCTTTCATGCTCTGCGCGAG ATGGTTGCAACCTCAACAAGGTTGCCTCCCATCCAACGCTTACTTGAGATCAAAACTGTTGCTGAacacttgcatttcaagatTTCCACTTTGTTGTTGCATGGTGGAAAGCTCATTGAAGCAGTTACATGGTTCCGCCAGCACATTGCCTCCTACAAGAACCTTGTTGGATCTCCTAAAGTTATTTTTCTTCACTGGGAGTGGCTGAGCAGacagtttttggtttttgccGAGTTGCTTGACTCAAGCTGTGCGGCTCTTCAGAGCATTTCCTCTCTACCATTGGGAACTGCAGAACAACCTCTAACCGAATGGGAATTCCATCCCGCTTATTACTATCAG TCAGCAGCTCAATACTTGAAGGAGAAGAGATCTGCTCTGGAGTTTGCAGTGTCAATATCAGAAACTTTTAATGAGAATGATGATGGAAGTGCTGAATCTGTTGTACCATCGATTTATGTTGGTCAGTTTGCTCGGTTACTCGAGCAAGGCGATGATTTAGCTATGCAGTT CCTTACTGATGATGAATACACACATTATGCGTTTGCAGAGGGAAAGAGGTTTCAAGACTCCTTTGAAATTATTGCTTTGCTCAAAAAGTCTCATGAAACATATAGTAGTCTTAAAGTTCAGAGGATGGGTTCTCTTTGTGCATTTCAGATTGCTagagaatatttttctttgggTGATTTCAGCAATGCAAAACAGCTGTTTGATGGTGTTGCAAATCTATATAGGCAAGAAGGGTGGGTTACTTTGCTGTGGGAGGTTTTGGGTTACCTGCGAGAGTGCTCAAGAAAACAAGTTGTTGTGAAAGAGTTTATAGAGTTTTCTCTTGAAATGGCTGCATTGCCTGTATCTACTGCTGGTAGCATCCAGTCTTCCAAATGTGGTCCAGGTGGCCCTGCAAGTCTTGAACAGAGAGAAATGATACACAGTGAAATTTTGGCACTTGTCAGTGGGGAAGCTAGATCGGTATCCCTTGAAGGAACTGATGATCTCAAAGTAAATGGAGAAAATACCCTTCATCTTGAGATTGATCTTGTTAGTCCACTCAGATCAGTTCTTCTTGCCTCAGTGGCTTTCCACGAGCAGATAATTAAGTCTGGTGTCTCCTCCTTGATTACATTGTCACTTCTGTCACAATTACCCCTTTCCATTGAGATTGATCAATTGGAAGTTCAATTCAATCAATCTAACTGTAATTTTATAATCATGAATGCCCAAAAATGTCCATTACAAGCAGTGTCCAGTGAGCCACATGACCATCGAATGGAGAGTGCTCCTTCTCTGGCACTTGCTACAAACAAATGGCTGCGGCTAACTTATGACATCAAACCTG AACAAAGTGGAAAGCTTGAATGCATATCCGTTATTGCAAAAATGGGACCCCACTTCACAATCTGTTGCAGAGCTGAAAGTCCTGCTTCAATGGATGATTTACCTCTTTGGAAGTTTGAAGACCGTGTGGAAACTTTCCCCACAAAGGATCCTGCTCTATCATTCTCTGGTCAGAAGGCTGCCCAGGTTGAAGAACCTGATCCACAAGTGGATGTCACTCTTGGTTCTTCTGGCCCTGCATTAGTTGGAGAGAGATTTGTGATACCAGTTACCATAGCCTCCAGGGACCATGCCATATATGCTGGTGAAATGAAGATAAATCTGGTCGATGTAAGAGGAGGTGGGCTGTTTAGTCCAAGGGAATCAGAGCCATTTTCAATGGACAGTCATCATGTTGAGCTTCTTGGCATTGTTGGACCTGAAGGGGAAGATGACCCTgataaaatcaagaaaattcaacagTCCTTTGGATTGGTTTCTGTTCCATTTCTAAACATTGGAGAATCATGGTCCTGCAAACTAGAAATCATGTGGCACCGACCCAAACCAATTATGCTCTTTGTATCATTGGGCTATTCCCCTAATAACAATGAGTTGAATGCACAAAAGGTCAATGTCCACAAGACCTTGCAAATTGAAGGAAAGAATGCTGTTTTAATTGGCCACCATTTTATGCTGCCCTTCCGCAGGGATTCATTGTTGCTTTCAAGGATCAAGCCTGTCCCTGATTCGGATCAGTTGGCATCACTACCCCTGCATGAAGCAACTGTGCTTATCGTTAGTGCGAAGAACTGCAGTGAGGTCACATTGCAGCTGCTATCCATGTCTATTGAAGTTGATAATGATGGCATTGAGTCATGTTCCATTCAACATGGAGGTGAAGATCTTCTCGGCTCTGCACTTGTGCCGGGAGAAGAGTTCAAGAAGGTTTTCACCATCATTCCTCAGGTGGTCTCTTCAAAGCTTATGTTGGGGACAGTGTATCTAAAATGGAAGAGGCATTCTGGAATTGAAGATAGAATTGGTTTGACGGTGGCTGATGCTCAGGTTTTAACTACACACAAACTTCCTGTTGTACATATAGAGTTGTCACCATTAGTTGTGAGTTTGGATTGTCCTCCTTATGCCATCCTTGGAGATCCCTTCATGTACTGtattaaaattcttaacaAAACAGAGTTGCTTCAAGAGGTTAAGTTTTCATTGGCAGATTCACAGAGTTTTGTGTTATCTGGGTCTCACAATGACACGGTGTTTGTTCTTCCAAATTCTGAGCACATCCTTTGTTACAAAGTAGTGCCTCTCGCCTCAGGTTTGCAACAGTTGCCCAGAATTTCATTGGCATCTGTGAGATACTCAGCTCGAATACAGCCCTCTATTGCTGCATCTACTGTTTTCATTTTCCCTTCCAAGCCTCAGGTCAAGATAGCTGGTACGACAGACAGGAGGCTGGAGTCCATTGTAGCAGACTAA